The sequence ttatattttcgtatttaattttatgggtattgttatatttatttttattctactaatttataatatttatatacttttaacaGGACTGGCaacagaataataaaattggtcTGACAACATATTCGTTATTGTTAATATCCTTAACGTTCAATATGTTTTTACTATGCTATATTGGTGATCTGCTAATTGAAAAGGTATTTtgcgttatatttttattcgtaatctataatatcttattacgaaattttacCTATTATTTGCATCATTTACATTACAGAGTACTAACGTCGGAATATCCTGTTGCATGATAGATTGGTATCGCTTACCAGCCAAGTCAGTGCAAGACCTCGTTTTGATCATCGCAATGTCAAGTAATCCGGCAAAAATTAGCGCCGGTAGAATAGTTAATTTATCCTTGTCTACATTCGCAAgtgtaattttttacaaagattctaactatttaaaattgatttcagCTATTTATCTGTTGACAATTAAATGTAACTCTATCTTTACAGGTTCTAAAGACGTCATTCGCGTACTTAAATTTCCTCCGAACTGCCCTTGTgtagtaatttaataattgttcaaTTTCCCAATATTTAGTCGtagaatgataaataaaaaattatatcataaatatattcagtcctgtttaaatacttgatattctcaaatattattacaggTTATCcattgaatatattatttttatagtttgaTAATGATATATGACATTTTGATAAccgtatatgtataattgttTTCGCAGTAGCTTAACCAAATGGCAAAAAATCACGAGGAACATCGacatattgatatttatttactgaAATCATACTAAAATATCAGAGTAAAgacataatacattttatcatTGCTATTTAATTTCAGCCACGTAAATTGTTATGTCTATtacatttagaaatattttctccatATTAAGTGACAAAAGAAACCACATACAAATTccaaagtattttatttacttacttattttattactatttgcTACAAATATATACGCTATACTCTTTCTTAACACTACAAGTTCTTAATCGTTATGCACTTATTCTCCAACTCACGTCTCTCCACTCACGTCTAGACAGAAAGTTATACTATAGCTTCGCTATAATTTCAAACGTCCCCTTCTCTGATGGTAATCGATTTCAAAGTAATGAAAGAGATGCACGCACACAATATCACGAGCGCAAGCTTAACTTTCAATCAATGCTACTGGACTATCGTAATCAGTTGTTTTCGAGCTATCCGCGAATATGCATCTCTCTGTGCAACATAAGTGTGATTACACACCGCGAAACTTGTACTATAAGAAAGATATCGCTTATGTAACCAAACACAGCAAGTGGATCCTGCAATCCATTGGCATTTGGCCAGCAGTAGTAGGAgatgttacaaaatttctaccAAAAATCACAATTGCACTCagtaattttgtattactCTTCGCCATTATTCCATGCACTCTGCATATCatattcgaagaaaaagatgctataatgaaattaaaattatccgGTTTACTCAGTTTCTGTTGCATTTCGTTGATGAAATACTGGGCGCTCACCCTTCGCAAACCGAGGATCAAAGGCTGCATCGAACAGATGTGGATTGACTGGGAACAGGTCAGTGAATTAACACGTTCATCGATTCTCATTGATTTTcactaatttttcattcacgagaattgtatcattttaaattaaaatgaacaatgaaatatataattaatttctataccGTTGCGTAtcacaaaatataatacgtattttctttatcCTGTATATATACAATCATCATATGGTTATCATCGATGATCGACAACGTGTGAACGCGTCAATCAGAGAAAACGCTTGACttcgaaattttccatatctttggaaagataaataaattctaatatttctactacataagtttcatatttcttttatatttcattgaagTTAAACCGTTTAGTGTTTTGTTAAGGGGACGTCCCTACTGGCAGGTGGAACTACATAAGGATCgcgaaataatgttaaaatacgGGCGAATGGGTCGAAATCTGACGATAATCTGCGCCGTATTCATGTACACCGGTGGAACAATCTATCACTCGATTTTACAGTACGCGATCGGCACTTTTGTCGATGAACATAATCGTACAATCAAACCTCTGGTATATCCTACATATAGCGCATTGTACGACGTTCAGAGTAGCCCCATTTATGATCTAGTGTACGTTATTCACTGCATGTGTGGATACGTGATGTATTCCATAACTGCCGGTGCTTGTGGATTAGCCGCTCTTTTCGCAACACACACCTGTGGACAAATCGACATCATTATATCTCGATTGAATGATCTTGTTCGTGACGAATATATGAAAGAAACGCTTAATTTAAATGCGCGATTGATAGAAATTGTTGAACGTCATTTGCGAGTTTTAAGGTACAAACAAGtgataaatgtattaatattaatgtacataatataattaatataaagaagTCTTTATACATGTCAGTGAGTACAAAAATGGTACatgatattgtattataacCGATTATAGATTTTCGGCAGCAGTAGAAATGGTGCTACAAGAAGTATGCTTCCTAGAATTTATTGGATCCACCTGTATAATATGTCTACTcgaatattattgtataacggtgagtttctttttattttcattataatatcCTATAAATTCATGATTGCTTGTTTATAATAGGATTGGGAACAGAGTAATACCATCAGTCTTACAACATATACAATGTTACTAATATCTCTGacatttaacatatttatattgtgCTATATTGGTGAACTCCTAATAGAAAaggtatattttcataatttactaaaaaatacaatatactttaaaaaatcaaacCGTTTAAAATACTTCCATAATTTTTCCacttacaatattattaataaatttttatcaaatttaatttatagctgataatttatataaatatatagattaatGATTCCTTGAGATAAACTATTatcttttacaaaaatttattaataactggCTTAGAATAtgtacttattttttaatctattattctatttctGATTTTGATTATAGAGCAGTAGTGTTGGATTGTCTTGTTTCATGATCGACTGGTTTCGTTTACCGACTAAGACAATACACGgtcttattttaatcattgCTATGTCGAATAATCCGGTTAAAATTAGCGCAGGCAGGATAACTGATTTATCTTTATCAACTTTTGGAAGTGTAAGTgactaataatatttaactaatatttaaatatttacataatcgtggatttgaaaaatcatttatcgGTCATAAAAACTACTCTATCTTTGTAGGTTCTCAAATCGTCACTGgcgtatttaaatttcctcCGGACTActgttatgtaataatttattaatttttatgtacttttatagtatttctagtagagaaaataaaaaaataagacatagcaatattttttattatcttaatacaatttatgaCATAGTGTTACCCAGATGGTACTATGTGGTCGTTCATTATCAGCAGAATTATCAGCTTCTTAGCTAGTCGACCTTTAATTGAGAataaacatgaatattttcgttttatacaTTCATGATTTAAAATGTACAACTGGAAATGCAATTTACACATAATTCGTGTGCAATTGGTTGAAAtcttatactttatttatagtCAATACCATCAATCGATaacaaatgtaattatttcagtattctccgtttttttttttattattattattttattgcaattttacaatttgtccagtgggatatttggtaaaatattatatcttaaatatacatagcatgtggatggttacccccagcggggtaccatcttcgtgtttgttaggttatatcctttgtgtaTTTCTCCGTGACAGCATGATAAGAATCTTTCTTAGTTCTTATTGTCTTCAAACTTGACATTTCACAAAAGTAAAACGTTAAACAACGTTTATTGCATAATATACAACAACAATGTACATTTGTAtgtcatatatgtattttgtgtATAGATAATagcaaagagaaaatttttgtatgctaatagtattgtagtttataattttatatttaataaaataacgtaaaaacattttttaagtgttacagtaaaatataacgtaatgaaaaGTTAGTAACAATATGTTACAAAACCTAACATAAATTGTATTGAAATCTATATTGTTTCAGCAAAATATTATGATACaggtatattataaaaaaaatatattaacaagaTGGCAGAAAAAACAACAGTGGGAGGCATACCGATTGAATGTTTAACTGGAGAACCTGCAATTATTTGGTCTGGTTGGCGTATATTAGGGGACAGAGAACTTGTTAGAGAAGCCTCTGCAAAAGGCACTCACATTAATCTTGCTTATAAATGTCTAGCTTATAGAAGAAGATGTTCTATCGAAGATGCTCAGCATTATTTCAACAAAGAAGTTGAAACTTGGATTATAGAACTTCTAAAGAAACATCAAATTTACAGGGCCTcccatattttaaataatatggtatataaaattttaagtacTGACAAgcaatatattattctttacaTTAATGTAGTTCTTTTATAGGACAAAAATCCAGTggaatatatattcaaaatttgtgTAAACTGCAAGGATTTtacattaagaaattatttatcagaaTATCTAATAAGTGTTGCACACTTTGAAAATGAATACATAGATTCatggaatataataaaaagtattgtagaatttgaacaaaaatatatgtaagtttcttcataaataattagtttaaaTAGATCAAAAGGTAAGAAATACCATTTGTTTAGGGTTGAAGATGGCTTGAGCTCTTCTTTATGTATAGaggatattataaaattaccaGAAGATATAAAACAAGCATTATGtactgaattatatttttctataactgAACAATctctttcaaaaaatataactaaTATTATGCTATGGGATTATTTACtgtcaaataataaaattgaactaATGAGATTTTGGATTGACATTTACTATGGCAGTGATACAATAGAAGAAGTAAATGAAGTTAATGAAGAATACAAGTCGTTGTTTCATACTTTGGATATAGTACCAGATATGATTGAAGCTATTGATTCTTCAGATGCCAGTACTCTTATAAAAGATCTAGCTAAAAATCATTTATGTAGGTAAGtccatataaaatacatttatgaaatatatttaaatatttaaatatttatttactaatatttaatatataggTATGGCGTATTTGTAGAGAGAGAACAACgtgatgtaaaattattactagCACGTATATATGCCAGTGCAATGACAATATCagaatttaatacaatattatcatataaatcttgtaatattaataaaactgaatttatgaagaaaatCGACAAAGAATTGTGTCTTGCACATTGCTTGAGTGAAACAAGTACTCAGGAAGATGAAACCAAGATCATTGAATTGTATGATGTATTGACAAAAATGTGTGAAAATCAAGAACCGTTACAAGATATATTAACagaaggaatttttaaaacaatttactaTCTTTCTGACGATGTAACCGAATATTTgaagcaaaattatttaatagttttagtattgatattttcataccAGTCTAGAGAAAGTGCAATATGCAATCAAGATAAAGACACAGTACTAAAAGAAATTactctaaaaaatatatttacaagtaAAAATCCTCTGCAATTATGCAACTATGATATTTCGAATGAAGTTCTTCAGAATACATTAAAACAAGTGACAATTCTTGAATccattataaaaaaagaaccaAAGAACAAAGTTACAATGTATGAATTATTAGAtggttacaaaaatttaaacgttaaacaattatataagTGGCGTTTTAATAATGAACCAATGCCTCATTTTTCTAATGATActcttgttaaaaaatatggatATACAGAAgatttaacatataaatacTATTTGAAAGAAGCCCGTCCTAATATGGCTATATTTAGCTTAAAACATTCCCAAGGAAAACTAATTGGAAATGTTTCTTCCAGAAGgtaaagaagaattatatagtaattcatgtatttatgtatttcagaatatattatgcatattTGTACTACACTTATAGGAAATATAAAGCGGCTCTGTACGCGCATAGTCTTGCCTTACGAAATTTAGAGAAACCtgaaattttacatacttGTATTTCTTTCATGGAAATATTAGGTATTGATTCAGAAAATTTAAGGCTGCATATAACCGtggcaaattatatttataaacagaTTAATATTCCTATTGGTAATTATGTTCATtggatatttattagaattgaTAATCATAGGtcttcaatatattttttaattaacaggAAATTtactagaaaatataatatacaaaaatgaaaatgatttaatgACTGTAATGTCTTATCTTGAAAGTAGTTTTCAAACAAGTTGCactgaaaattcaattaatgaTAGTCAAGAGTTcgtaaatgtattaaaaatatgggATGTTATTGTACGATTTGCAGCAGCACACAACTTTGCTTTCCCAATcagctttttaaaatttttagcaAGTAAAAATCACTGGTTTGAATTTGTATTAGTTTGTCACATCTTTAATTATCCCCTGAACCAGGTAATAATTttgagttttaattaatttatacaaggtttctaaaattaaaaaaaaaatatcctcTTCATTGCTTCTAGATATTGGAAAATACAGAACATTTTGAAGACACAATTCTTAGAGAACATTTATTAACTTGTTTGAGTAATATTCAACTCACTAAATCTCAATTAGCTGTATGTAATgaacaaaagataaaatcaCGAGATGTTAGACAatcattatattacaaaattggaGTTAAACAAAGTGTAAGTAGTAAATGTCATATAttcaaaacatattttattaaatactacattatattgttattaaataggGATCACCCAGTTATGATTCACCAGTCTCAGCAGATTTAGCAAGCACTTATGATTCTCATAATATAAGTGAATATACTGTAAATGATAACATTTGTTCTCCAAATGATGATTTGTGGTTGATTATATTGAAATGTCACCAAAGCCCAGATCCACCTGGTGCTTTAATCAATTCATCCCGGTTAACTTCAAAGCCTTTCCTTATAGTTTTAGCATCCTGTTATgaggtattttatatattagtaatttcatatttttctcaactataaaattttccagGACATACCATGCTTTTCTtattgaatatcttttttagCCATCTTCAATTGCAGCATATTGTTATTCATGGATGGTAATATCTACCACagataaagaaattctttctaaTTATAAAGAATGTTTAGAACAACAAGTATGGACAGCTAACCAAGTTTATAACTTATTGGATCAAATGGTAACATATGGATATATTACTATTGTTAGTAAagcttataaaatttttatgccTGTAAGTATACTTTACCTTTATATGAATATCCtgttttatcttattttcctAATACAGTTTGATTGTAGGAAAGTctcttcaatttattttttgactTTCTCATAGAATGTGTAATTTATGGTGATCTTAAAAGTTGCcaacaaaaattattggatTTTAAAGCACAATGTGTAGATCTAAAATGTAATGTATGTATCAAGCACTATTTCACTATTTAACAATTacgtgaaataatatgaaaattacgtatttttcaGGAAGCTATAGATTGGAATTGCTCAGATGCCACatacttgaataatttatactgGATTGCAATTGTTACAATTAAATGCCTTATTGCAACACTCGCTCATGGTCTAAGAAGTACACATctccaaataaaatttctcgaaattttgataaaatgtaacatttataagaattttccAGGTACTGCTATCttgtatgaattattatttcaataattgatAATGAACATCAGACATAAACTAATTTCCTTGTTCATTACAGGTTTCGTTCCAATCTTTCCATTTTTGCTAcaagttataaaaattcttcaaaaaacCAATGTCACATTAAATTTTGCGGCATTTACGGTATCAGacaatgtatataattttgatacagAAATTCATAGGTGCATTAATGATTTAATAAGAACTGAAGATTATACTAGtgcattaaaattatcaaatgtaGCGGGATTTAATTCGTCTGAAATAATCTTAGCTCAGgtattatcttattttttatataagtaCAAGTTTTCAtcgttgatattttaattattaatcctTTTAGTGCcgaagtaaatttaaatattatatacaaaaaaatgagaaaattgaagataatttTTGGAACGAATGTGcactaaattttaaaaaatacaacattTCATATGAAAAAGCAGCAGAATTTTTTGTTGAGCATGCTGAAAAAGTTACTTCTCATAAAGAAAggtatatgatattttttatctagAGACATCAATGACATATAGATTTaatcaaatatgaaatatatgttttaacagatatgaaatattaaaactagCTTTTGAAACCTTAAAGAATATTGAAACAGAGCAACAAGATATTGATGTTCTTGAAACAGCTATGTGGAAATCATGTATTTTAGCAGGTCCTGAAAATGTGCAATTAGATGATGGACCTTATATcttcaataaactaaaaacAGAATTGTTATCAGGactaaataaattgaaatttggcTATACCTTAAGTAACATACAAGAGAAAAATGCAattgaaagtttaattaatacattaattgaCTTAGGTAAACTGGATACAGCATTAAGAAtaagtacaatttttaattacaaacataaggtaaatttcattaaaccttcattaataaatatgtattaactattttaattgtaattgtagGATTTACAAATTCTGATGTTATGTTTGAGTTTAGCAGAAGgtgaaatttcaccaaatgatttaaatattgaacaaCAAAGTCTTCTGAAAGAAGTAAATAAGAATAAGCAACAAAAATACAATGCCTTAAAGAATCGTGGTTTACAAAGattttcttcagtttcttcATGTATgtctaatttatattttcattgcaacaaattattaactagcacatatttataacaaaacttTGATTACAGTGATCACTTCAATCAGTACTGaaatgaataaactaaaacATGAAGATGTTCATGGAATACAAATGGAGTGTTTatcaattttagaaaaattacttaatatcCTGGAACATGGAGTAGACATATGTCTTCGcattgtattatgttataaattagCCATGCAACTGGAGAAAAGTTATCAGTTCTTGTTAATGTTAAACAATccaattgaatttttacaagaaattacagaaagtgataatattaaaaataaatctgaaattattaatgatatagTTATTGCATACAAAATAAACAATGATAATGTTGCAACATTTTTGGCTGAAAATATTACTCTAAATATTAACCGTGCAGTAGAAGGTATgtaatgatattataaatttatacacaaCTATAAAAAGTTTGCTTTTGTAGGTGGATATGAAAATAACGTTTGCTTGTGGGGATATTccttaaatacaaattttcgtgTTATTATGGAACTATGCAATGATGTTTCACTCCTTGGTTGGAAACTCTTAAAAACGGCAAATAAATTGCTTGGACATTCTCATGGCGAAAAAACAAGCGgtactataataaaatataattatcattacaTTCCTATAAtaactaaatttattattaaaacctTTTCTATTGTTTAGCATTTACTCTGAAGACGATTGCAGAATTATTAATACGTGCTCATGATTGTTTTACAACTTCCTGCAATATGGAAGGGATAGCATCGGTATTATGTAAATGTCAAATTTTCGCAAATGTTTTGCAGAATCTTAAGTACTGGACATTACTAGTACGttattttacaagaattaaataaacaaaattttatacactgtacttaaaaaatatataatatcaaacaattttagGTACGTCTTGTAACAGGTGTTGGTCGTTTCACAGAaatgaattatgtatttcaaattttaaaagaaaatgatcagtttgaatttttacttgGAAAAGGACTAAATAAGGTTTCTTTACgcttcttatttttctaaatacatatataaatactatatacaatattatattaaacatgtTACAGGTAATAGGTCTAGAAACAGCAATTTTGGAATTCCTGAAGCGTCATTGTCCTGAAAATAAAGAACTTTTTACTCTGGTAGCTTTACATTTTCGACTATATCATGAACTAGCACATATGTGGAAAAATGAAGcgaaagatataattaatacaataatatcagATGCTACAAAAGATCATATGAAATTGCAAAGTACTGTTCAAcatgaaaaaaaattcatcaaaactgaaaatattctgaaacaGTTACACTTAGCTGTTACTAATTATACTCACGCAACAGAATACTATTTACAGGTAAAACATTATCTagattatttgtataaataaaaatttataatatggaTATGTTATAGgctaataaattaaatcttgCTAATCAATGTTCTGATCAAGTACAATTAGTTGCTCTCCAACTTTCACTTTTTAATACTGTGTCTTATAATCAACAAGTAATCTGTATACTTAATTTAAAACCTGGAGATATTGATAAAGTATTATGTCATAACTTAAGCTTCTCTCAAGCTTTTATTGTCATTCATGCATATAATCATCACGTAGATTGGGCTAATCTGATTTATAGCCATTGTATAttaaatggagaaaaaaaatatttgaaagattttataGCAGTAAATAAGCTCACCCCTGGTCTTGTAAGAAATTGTGTACGCAGGCAAGTTAACTattgttttaaagaaataatttatttttgaatatttctttccattttaatcgttattaactttattataGGTACAGACTGGAAAAAAGCATTACTCATACTATGACAGataacatgaaaatattaatttctgaattGTCAGATGTGGagtgtaaatatgtattagcCAGTCAATTGGGATTTAAAGGTATTGTAGAAACAATGCTCAATAATCCTATGATAGGTGCATATCTAAAAGACACTGTATGGAAAAAAGGATATAatgctatttaaatattttcattaaactaTATATTCCTTATAAACATTCATAAACGTTGTAACATCCAAagtgtatatgtatgtttttattactgtttttgaataaataaatatgtttttatatatttatattgtcaccaaatttctttattttttcaactCGGAATATATAGGGCGACCCCACTGTGTgtataaacttttaattatacttaaaaacaacagaattatttattgagCTTCATATTTCTaatgtacaatttaatatgtataatgtaaaatttaagacAATAATTAtggataaaaatgtatgttataaaaaaatcttaTGGCATAGTCAAACAGAAAAAGCAGCAGTTCTTAAATTGgacgtatatataaaaaaacacgaacaaaaattcggaaaaatattattccaaaaaATGTTGTCACGAAAACAACTAAAATTACTGAGACTTATGCATAAATTAATGAGAGCTATCGAGAAAGCAGAGATTGATAAACAACAaggtacaattttataattttttcagatattattttaaaatttcattattttttttagcaTTTCAATTGCTAAAGGCATCTAACGATGCAATAAAAACAACGATTTCTACATTTCAAGATTCAATGAAACGATACAAAGAAAGCGTGAAAACGGAATTTGCAAAACTCGATTGTTTAAGTACAAATCGACTTTTAAGtattaattgtacatatacataatttatcaatGTTGAACAAGTATATCATAAGATAcctaaaagtaaaatatttttttaactattattattattttaattattatctatcattttattttatttaaatgaaagatGCTGGagcaatataattaaataaaatttattataaatcaatacAACATTAGCATTTTATGCATATTACagtattattactttttatttcaaaagtgtcattaattcaaataaaattgaaggAGGAGAACTACTTCAATTCCAAGAAGACTatgttgtaaatatatatctacatatttcataaaatgtaattatatttttacaaatgatacataaaatatttatttaagatttatttcgttgagatagatataatatatcaatataatatataaatgtcaaTTCATATTACGAAAAAAATGATGATATGGATTTATGATTCTTatgagaatttaaaatatttgcatttaatcGACGTTTAATAGAATTGGTATCTATATCACTTgtattttccttcctttttatatttgtagtaTGTAATACTGAATTATTTAAGTTCCATTGCAGACTTTCAGCCACATGAAAATCACAATGTTcctgatattttaatataggTATCATTTGATAACATTTTAAACATTGTTTAGAAGGAACTTCAATTGAGTTAGATgagttttttttaattaggaaACTAGAAATATCATtatctcttcttccttttgaAGCGTtggttttagatttattttttcccttcaacattttcactatagtttcttttgaaatatcctttttactttctgttttcatatataattttgctttttcttgtaaatatGAAGGTAACAATACAACTACAGTAGGATCAATATTACTCAAAtcaggaaatatttcttctagtTGTATATCTTGTTCATTaatcattttgttattttcatttaattttatatttgaagaagTTGGCccattttccatttcattgtttgtatacattttatcaCTATTCTCCTTCATATTCAAATCCAGTTTTTCGTCAAAAttacttttctcattttttacactatcttcatttacattttcaaactcaatatctatatttacattgtCGTTTAATTCAATCAACCTAATATCATTTACATgtgtatcttttaaattactttcttttgGGTTGAaaacattcataaaaaatgattcCTTAAAATCATTTTGATCTAAGGGATCattcaaattaaaacaatttgtcttcttttcataaaatgtttttattttatttccttcatttaatgaattgattaaattatttaatcttctGGAAGTAGGAGACCAAtctgtttttatattacaacTTTGTTCACCTAATTGTGCACTTATTCTAGAACATTTTTTCCCAACATGTTTTAGTTTATTACTTAATGCATTGTTAATTTCATCACTATTAGAATctacattaataattttatcgacatctaaatcactttttattttcttagtaatattttctactgAATATATACTTTCTACTTTCGTATTTTCTGTTTGTGCATCTATTCTCTTATGAGGCTCTGATTCGTttgatttaaagaaattccGAAAATTTCCGCTACCTTTAGCTGCTATAAATTTACCAGCTGATATACCTAAATATGCAATTGGACATTGTGTTGACTTAGATATGATTTGTACACAACGAATTGCCATATTTCCTGgtttatatgaatttaaagTACATGAACGTGATTGTGATACTGTAGCCTTATTTTGATAAT comes from Bombus pyrosoma isolate SC7728 linkage group LG2, ASM1482585v1, whole genome shotgun sequence and encodes:
- the LOC122573212 gene encoding spatacsin isoform X2, producing the protein MYGVFVEREQRDVKLLLARIYASAMTISEFNTILSYKSCNINKTEFMKKIDKELCLAHCLSETSTQEDETKIIELYDVLTKMCENQEPLQDILTEGIFKTIYYLSDDVTEYLKQNYLIVLVLIFSYQSRESAICNQDKDTVLKEITLKNIFTSKNPLQLCNYDISNEVLQNTLKQVTILESIIKKEPKNKVTMYELLDGYKNLNVKQLYKWRFNNEPMPHFSNDTLVKKYGYTEDLTYKYYLKEARPNMAIFSLKHSQGKLIGNVSSRRKYKAALYAHSLALRNLEKPEILHTCISFMEILGIDSENLRLHITVANYIYKQINIPIGNLLENIIYKNENDLMTVMSYLESSFQTSCTENSINDSQEFVNVLKIWDVIVRFAAAHNFAFPISFLKFLASKNHWFEFVLVCHIFNYPLNQILENTEHFEDTILREHLLTCLSNIQLTKSQLAVCNEQKIKSRDVRQSLYYKIGVKQSGSPSYDSPVSADLASTYDSHNISEYTVNDNICSPNDDLWLIILKCHQSPDPPGALINSSRLTSKPFLIVLASCYEPSSIAAYCYSWMVISTTDKEILSNYKECLEQQVWTANQVYNLLDQMVTYGYITIVSKAYKIFMPESLFNLFFDFLIECVIYGDLKSCQQKLLDFKAQCVDLKCNEAIDWNCSDATYLNNLYWIAIVTIKCLIATLAHGLRSTHLQIKFLEILIKCNIYKNFPGFVPIFPFLLQVIKILQKTNVTLNFAAFTVSDNVYNFDTEIHRCINDLIRTEDYTSALKLSNVAGFNSSEIILAQCRSKFKYYIQKNEKIEDNFWNECALNFKKYNISYEKAAEFFVEHAEKVTSHKERYEILKLAFETLKNIETEQQDIDVLETAMWKSCILAGPENVQLDDGPYIFNKLKTELLSGLNKLKFGYTLSNIQEKNAIESLINTLIDLGKLDTALRISTIFNYKHKDLQILMLCLSLAEGEISPNDLNIEQQSLLKEVNKNKQQKYNALKNRGLQRFSSVSSLITSISTEMNKLKHEDVHGIQMECLSILEKLLNILEHGVDICLRIVLCYKLAMQLEKSYQFLLMLNNPIEFLQEITESDNIKNKSEIINDIVIAYKINNDNVATFLAENITLNINRAVEGGYENNVCLWGYSLNTNFRVIMELCNDVSLLGWKLLKTANKLLGHSHGEKTSAFTLKTIAELLIRAHDCFTTSCNMEGIASVLCKCQIFANVLQNLKYWTLLVRLVTGVGRFTEMNYVFQILKENDQFEFLLGKGLNKVIGLETAILEFLKRHCPENKELFTLVALHFRLYHELAHMWKNEAKDIINTIISDATKDHMKLQSTVQHEKKFIKTENILKQLHLAVTNYTHATEYYLQANKLNLANQCSDQVQLVALQLSLFNTVSYNQQVICILNLKPGDIDKVLCHNLSFSQAFIVIHAYNHHVDWANLIYSHCILNGEKKYLKDFIAVNKLTPGLVRNCVRRYRLEKSITHTMTDNMKILISELSDVECKYVLASQLGFKGIVETMLNNPMIGAYLKDTVWKKGYNAI